Proteins co-encoded in one Pieris napi chromosome 10, ilPieNapi1.2, whole genome shotgun sequence genomic window:
- the LOC125053117 gene encoding 2-acylglycerol O-acyltransferase 2-A-like, which produces MFKTFWNTFMNLSVALGIEWAPINVPISRRLQTLAATGWICLVLFSEAVAILLFIKIIYSSYWYLGLLYGVWMLNDIDICHKGGRTIQWVRNWAWWRYYRDYFPIKLVKTVDLEPNRNYLFACFPHGVVCSGAFGAFATNALDFHKVFPGLSCHMITLAGHFLVPIFRELLLAFGTCSSSRESLEYLLDVKRNQGTCVCLIVGGAAEALDSHPGEYKVILTRRKGFIRVAMKSGATIVPVFSFGETDVFRPPHNPQDSFLRKFQEKVRQVTGISPMFPIGRGLFQYSFGVLPLRSPITTVVGAPLEVEKNLDPTDEEINALHAEFTKRLIDLFETEKPKYLKNHEKISLIIT; this is translated from the exons ATGTTTAAAACCTTTTGGAATACATTTAT gAACTTGTCCGTGGCCTTAGGCATAGAATGGGCACCCATAAATGTACCAATTTCACGAAGGCTTCAGACCCTGGCGGCCACTGGATGGATCTGCCTCGTACTCTTCAGCGAAGCAGTTGCTATACTtctattcattaaaattatttactctTCATATTGGTACTTGGGCTTGTTGTATGGAGTGTGGATGCTAAATGATATCGACATTTGTCATAAAGGAGGACGAAC AATCCAATGGGTGCGAAACTGGGCGTGGTGGCGTTACTATAGAGATTACTTTCCAATTAAACTTGTGAAAACCGTTGACTTGGAACCAAATAGGAACTATCTCTTCGCGTGCTTTCCACACGGCGTTGTCTGCTCCGGGGCTTTTGGAGCATTCGCAACAAATGCTCTGGATTTCCACAAAGTTTTTCCTGGCCTGAGTTGCCATATGATTACCTTGGCTGGGCATTTCTTGGTTCCCATTTTCCGGGAACTGTTACTAGCGTTTGGGACTTGTTCGTCTTCAAGGGAAAGTTTGGAGTATCTGTTGGATGTAAAACGCAATCAAGGAACATGCGTGTGTCTTATTGTTGGTGGAGCAGCTGAGGCTTTGGATTCACATCCTGGGGAGTACAAAGTGATTTTGACCAGACGAAAAGGTTTTATTCGGGTTGCTATGAAGTCCGG AGCAACCATAGTTCCAGTGTTCTCCTTCGGTGAAACAGACGTGTTCAGACCCCCTCACAATCCCCAGGACAGCTTCCTACGCAAATTCCAGGAGAAGGTGCGTCAGGTGACTGGCATTTCACCAATGTTTCCTATTGGAAGAGGACTCTTTCAGTATTCATTTGGAGTTCTACCGTTGCGATCACCAATTACCACTGTCG ttgGTGCACCTTTAGAAGTTGAAAAGAATCTCGATCCAACAGACGAAGAAATTAACGCCTTACACGCTGAATTCACAAAACGACTGATTGATCTCTTTGAGACTGAAAAACCTAAGTATTTGAAGAACCATGAgaaaatatcattaattatcacatag
- the LOC125052917 gene encoding uncharacterized protein LOC125052917, translating into MDSITSTDDLNIETKLRQENIILDIIKEVCCASDTKLSSKLIGKVNRIIADCDLTHHSSLHKLSTADESTATVLGFMNQTATELTFDEQTELNEAILNRIQTKLPIYNAELNQLQQAIGAKKSHKNTIQELHKSLDDKITILKEQENEKVDLMMEWLNHRLNYVSTFTNNTTELLTLKTKILEVKSRIMHLNILQNIYTETNDSIKAYTEIHKDLKDSIKETEQRIKHYKEIIQNS; encoded by the exons ATGGATTCTATTACAAGTACCGATGATTTGaatattgaaacaaaattgCGGCAAGAGAACATTATTTTGGACATAATAAAAGAAGTTTGTTGTGCTTCTGATACTAAATTATCGTCTAAACTAATTGGTAAAGTTAATAGAATTATAGCGGACTGTGATCTTACTCATCATTCTAGCCTACACAAACTCTCGACAGCTGATGAAAGTACAGCAACTGTTTTAG ggTTTATGAACCAGACAGCAACAGAGTTAACCTTTGATGAGCAAACAGAATTAAATGAAGCTATTTTGAATAGAATACAAACTAAACTACCAATATATAACGCTGAATTAAATCAACTGCAGCAGGCAATAGGAGCTAAAAAATCTCACAAAAATACCATACAAGAATTACATAAAAGCTTAGATgataaaattactatattgAAAGAGCAGGAGAATGAAAAGGTGGATTTAATGATGGAATGGCTTAATCATAGATTGAACTATGTTTCgacatttacaaataatactaCTGAACTTTTGacactaaaaactaaaatattggaAGTTAAATCAAG AATTATGCATTTGAACATcttgcaaaatatttatacggAAACAAATGATTCTATCAAAGCCTACACTGAAATCCATAAGGATTTAAAAGACAGCATCAAAGAAACCGAGCAAAGGATTAAACATTACAAAGAAATTATAcaaaacagttaa